A single Coregonus clupeaformis isolate EN_2021a chromosome 39, ASM2061545v1, whole genome shotgun sequence DNA region contains:
- the LOC121554321 gene encoding uncharacterized protein LOC121554321: MDGCGLTPVLDYTAEMERYRSFANFYAKTNVNMNAVNSVNFPQSSKLARITPPMFPGGRIGVGVAGVTPWGCHDNVNMNINAAAMLWGRKPPVHQATPLAPPTTHPSPLATPMQPHPHRTGGGEGKQHGGHGGHASSSQGQEMHHHHGNNNFLSGYTTADHMTKQGHTHQDMLSLSDRNSSCNGGGGANGVNMSNFPAGMLGLPPGVIVMAMGSHNGVNIPDTSHFQMATNHNQMLSDCHHANQTNSSPCPSTSPGMTSGGQGSGASKRKRKRCGVCAPCRRLINCGVCSACRNRKTGHQICKFRKCEELKKKAGSTQLERPSSVSSGEAFRWFF; encoded by the coding sequence ATGGACGGTTGTGGTCTAACCCCGGTATTGGACTATACTGCTGAGATGGAGCGATACCGATCTTTCGCTAACTTCTACGCTAAAACTAACGTGAACATGAACGCTGTTAACAGCGTGAACTTCCCTCAGTCGTCAAAGCTCGCCCGCATCACCCCTCCCATGTTCCCCGGCGGCAGAATCGGTGTGGGCGTAGCGGGAGTGACGCCGTGGGGTTGCCATGACAACGTCAACATGAACATCAATGCAGCGGCGATGCTGTGGGGGCGAAAACCTCCTGTCCATCAGGCCACGCCCCTGGCTCCTCCCACAACGCATCCATCACCCTTGGCAACGCCCATGCAGCCCCACCCCCACCGGACCGGCGgcggagaggggaagcagcacgGAGGACATGGAGGACACGCCTCTTCCTCACAGGGACAGGAAATGCATCATCACCACGGGAATAACAACTTCCTGTCAGGCTACACGACCGCCGATCACATGACCAAACAAGGCCACACCCACCAGGACATGCTCAGCCTATCAGATCGCAACAGCAGCtgcaatggaggaggaggagccaaCGGGGTCAACATGTCCAACTTCCCCGCTGGAATGTTGGGGTTACCGCCCGGGGTCATCGTCATGGCGATGGGGTCGCACAATGGTGTCAACATTCCGGACACCTCCCACTTCCAGATGGCGACCAACCACAACCAGATGCTATCGGACTGCCACCACGCCAACCAGACTAACTCCTCCCCTTGCCCCTCGACCTCCCCGGGGATGACCTctgggggtcaggggtcaggagcctccaagaggaagaggaagcggTGTGGGGTGTGTGCCCCCTGCAGAAGGCTGATTAACTGTGGGGTGTGTTCAGCCTGTAGGAACAGGAAGACAGGTCATCAGATCTGTAAGTTCAGGAAGTGCGAAGAGCTGAAGAAGAAGGCTGGGAGTACACAACTAGAG